A part of Eubacterium sp. AB3007 genomic DNA contains:
- a CDS encoding D-alanine--D-alanine ligase family protein gives MKWNIAVMFGGGSVEHEVSVISGIQAIMHLDKEKYNVVPVYITKDSEMFAGPDVGNIEAYRDIPGLLKRSQRVFFFREAGEVYLLPYPVKRKTKGTRIDLVLPVVHGKKVEDGTLAGYLRMLGVPFVGCDVGASALGMDKYASKVVLREAGVPVLDGICFNTADYADIDSIVEKTEARLGYPVIVKPVDLGSSVGISVARDRAQLIEAIDDAFTYAHIILIEHAIMQLREINCAVLGDDGNAIASECEEPLHTDEILSYKDKYQSGGSKSGGSKGMAGVSRKIPAELTPEQREEIRQLAVRGFQALGCNGVARIDFMIDEETGKLYFNEINTIPGSLAFYLWEPLGIEYPELLDRMVALAMKRVREEEATTFSFDSNLLDKGALGAKGSKK, from the coding sequence ATGAAATGGAACATCGCAGTCATGTTTGGCGGCGGATCGGTGGAACACGAGGTTTCCGTGATCTCTGGCATCCAGGCCATCATGCATCTAGACAAAGAGAAATACAACGTGGTGCCGGTATACATCACCAAGGACAGTGAGATGTTTGCAGGACCGGATGTAGGCAACATCGAGGCTTATCGAGATATCCCGGGGCTGTTGAAACGGTCCCAGCGGGTGTTCTTCTTCCGGGAGGCAGGTGAGGTATATCTGCTGCCCTACCCTGTGAAGCGCAAAACCAAAGGGACACGCATCGATCTGGTGCTTCCGGTGGTCCACGGCAAGAAGGTGGAGGACGGAACGCTGGCCGGGTATCTGCGTATGCTTGGCGTTCCATTTGTGGGTTGTGACGTAGGAGCATCTGCCCTTGGTATGGACAAATACGCCTCCAAGGTAGTTCTGCGAGAAGCAGGCGTACCAGTGCTGGATGGGATCTGTTTCAACACGGCGGACTACGCGGACATCGACTCCATCGTAGAGAAGACGGAGGCGCGTCTGGGTTACCCGGTGATCGTCAAGCCGGTGGATCTGGGTTCCAGCGTTGGCATCAGCGTAGCCCGGGACCGGGCGCAGCTGATCGAAGCCATCGACGACGCCTTCACCTACGCCCATATCATCCTGATCGAGCATGCCATCATGCAGCTGAGGGAGATCAACTGCGCGGTACTGGGGGATGATGGAAACGCCATTGCCTCTGAGTGCGAGGAACCTCTGCACACCGACGAGATCCTCAGCTACAAGGACAAGTACCAGTCCGGTGGATCCAAAAGCGGCGGTTCCAAGGGCATGGCCGGTGTTTCCCGAAAGATTCCTGCAGAACTGACACCGGAGCAGAGAGAGGAAATCCGACAACTGGCTGTCCGAGGATTTCAGGCACTGGGCTGCAATGGTGTTGCCCGCATCGATTTCATGATCGACGAGGAGACCGGCAAACTGTATTTCAACGAGATCAACACCATTCCGGGGTCCCTGGCCTTCTATCTGTGGGAACCCCTGGGGATTGAATATCCGGAACTATTGGATCGCATGGTTGCGTTGGCAATGAAGCGCGTCCGGGAAGAGGAAGCGACCACCTTCAGTTTTGATTCCAACCTGTTGGATAAGGGCGCGCTGGGCGCCAAAGGAAGCAAGAAATAG
- the murF gene encoding UDP-N-acetylmuramoyl-tripeptide--D-alanyl-D-alanine ligase: MEIFAIITGILTIPVVLLAGRYNLHMFQLNTYMNGEQRAWLGKNHGRQRMLLVLLVLGVLNLIRPTWVGLVLQLLAALIAWRFFLYLKQINTKKDLVYTARVKRMIATAAVLCVLLPLILVPLLGWSALAGTVAIAAAAQFVIFMVANTLNKPIEASVRNWYINDAKKKLDSMPDLTVIGVTGSYGKTSLKFYLQTLLQTRYNVLVTPASYNTPMGIVITVREHLRPGHQIFVCEMGARYEGEIKEVCDIARPDHGVITSIGPQHLDTFHDMETIVRTKFELADALPKDGMLFLNGDNLYIESNADRYGNVTFYRSESDGTGYRASDLSLSQSGTKFTVTAPSGESEVFQTKLVGAHNVINITGAIAVAHKMGIPLAELRVPVRRIRPVAHRMEMKEKDGVTIIDDAYNSNPVGSKAAVETMKLLDGVRILITPGMVELGDDEEEYNYKFGTYAAASCDYVCLIGRRHTEPIRRGLLDSGFPEEHLRVYENLEDAMSYARSIRDEGHKFILLENDLPDNY; the protein is encoded by the coding sequence ATGGAGATTTTCGCAATCATAACGGGGATCCTGACGATCCCGGTGGTACTGCTGGCGGGCAGGTACAATCTGCACATGTTCCAGCTGAATACCTATATGAATGGAGAGCAGCGAGCATGGCTGGGGAAAAACCACGGCAGGCAAAGGATGCTTCTGGTGCTGCTGGTGCTGGGAGTCCTGAACCTGATTCGGCCTACCTGGGTTGGGCTGGTGCTCCAGCTGTTAGCGGCACTGATCGCCTGGCGGTTTTTCCTGTACCTGAAACAGATCAACACCAAGAAGGACCTGGTATATACCGCCAGGGTGAAGAGGATGATCGCAACGGCTGCCGTGCTTTGTGTGCTTCTGCCTCTGATCCTGGTGCCTCTTCTGGGGTGGTCGGCTCTTGCGGGAACTGTAGCCATCGCGGCCGCGGCGCAGTTCGTGATCTTCATGGTGGCCAACACCCTGAACAAGCCTATCGAGGCTTCGGTGCGGAACTGGTACATCAATGACGCCAAGAAGAAACTGGACAGCATGCCGGACCTGACGGTCATCGGCGTGACAGGAAGCTACGGCAAGACCAGTCTCAAGTTCTATCTGCAGACACTGCTGCAGACCCGGTACAATGTGCTGGTGACACCGGCCAGCTACAACACTCCCATGGGGATCGTGATCACCGTACGGGAACACCTGCGACCGGGGCATCAGATCTTTGTGTGCGAGATGGGGGCACGCTATGAGGGGGAGATCAAGGAAGTCTGTGACATCGCAAGACCTGATCACGGAGTGATCACCTCCATCGGTCCCCAGCATCTGGACACCTTCCACGATATGGAGACCATCGTCCGTACCAAGTTCGAACTGGCGGATGCGCTGCCCAAGGATGGCATGCTCTTCCTCAACGGTGACAACCTGTACATCGAGTCGAACGCGGATCGATATGGGAACGTGACCTTCTACCGCAGCGAGTCTGACGGGACAGGTTATCGGGCCAGTGATCTCTCGCTGAGCCAGTCCGGCACAAAGTTTACTGTCACGGCCCCCTCTGGCGAGTCGGAGGTGTTCCAGACGAAGCTTGTGGGCGCCCATAATGTGATCAACATCACCGGAGCCATCGCAGTTGCCCACAAGATGGGAATCCCTCTGGCAGAGTTGCGTGTTCCGGTGCGCCGGATCCGTCCGGTGGCCCACCGTATGGAAATGAAGGAGAAGGATGGGGTGACCATCATCGACGATGCTTACAACTCCAACCCGGTCGGCTCCAAGGCCGCAGTGGAGACCATGAAACTGCTGGACGGCGTGCGGATCCTGATCACGCCGGGCATGGTAGAATTGGGGGACGACGAGGAGGAGTACAACTACAAGTTCGGCACCTATGCGGCGGCCAGCTGTGACTACGTCTGTTTGATCGGGCGCAGGCATACCGAACCCATCCGGCGGGGACTGCTGGACAGCGGCTTCCCGGAGGAGCACCTGCGTGTGTACGAAAACCTGGAGGATGCCATGTCCTATGCGCGGAGCATTCGGGACGAAGGCCATAAGTTCATCCTTCTGGAAAATGACCTGCCAGATAACTATTGA
- a CDS encoding alpha/beta fold hydrolase, producing MKINVEGIETEYKITGPEVSADDTAPETMVILQGWGTDMGLYDSVAEALSDRMRVVQFDFPGFGGTPEPPEAWPVKRYAQWFLHLMEALKIQEASLMGHSYGGRVIIELASRDDLDFRIRKLLLVDSAGVMPQRSNEQKWKVKKYKAIKKLAGLRLSRMLCPQLIEEWQSRQGSADYRNATPLMRNALVMAVNYDQRELLPKIRQETLLVWGNLDTATPLSDGETMDRLIPDSGLAIIKGTGHYSFLERKDVFRKILEVYFPAEDSGEKTMDSPAMAEMAESPATQEEARK from the coding sequence ATGAAGATCAACGTAGAAGGGATCGAGACAGAATATAAGATCACGGGACCGGAGGTGTCGGCGGATGATACGGCACCGGAGACGATGGTGATCCTTCAGGGATGGGGCACAGACATGGGTCTCTATGACTCCGTGGCGGAGGCTTTGTCAGATCGGATGCGGGTAGTACAGTTTGACTTCCCCGGGTTCGGCGGCACGCCGGAACCGCCGGAGGCATGGCCGGTAAAACGCTATGCTCAGTGGTTCCTCCATCTCATGGAGGCGCTGAAGATCCAGGAGGCAAGCCTGATGGGGCACTCCTACGGAGGTCGTGTCATCATTGAGCTGGCATCCAGAGACGATCTGGACTTTCGGATCCGGAAACTGCTTCTGGTGGACAGTGCAGGGGTCATGCCACAGCGATCCAACGAGCAGAAGTGGAAGGTGAAGAAATACAAGGCCATCAAGAAACTGGCGGGACTTCGCCTGTCGCGAATGCTTTGTCCTCAGCTTATCGAGGAATGGCAGAGTCGGCAGGGGTCGGCGGATTATCGAAACGCCACGCCGCTGATGCGAAACGCGCTGGTGATGGCCGTGAACTACGATCAGCGCGAGCTCCTGCCGAAGATCAGACAGGAGACCCTGCTGGTCTGGGGGAATCTGGACACGGCGACGCCTCTTTCCGATGGGGAGACCATGGACCGTTTGATCCCGGATTCCGGGCTGGCGATCATCAAGGGCACAGGCCATTACAGTTTCCTGGAGCGGAAGGATGTGTTTCGGAAGATCCTGGAGGTGTATTTCCCGGCAGAGGACAGCGGAGAGAAGACCATGGATTCACCCGCGATGGCAGAGATGGCGGAGTCGCCCGCAACACAGGAGGAGGCTAGGAAGTGA
- a CDS encoding S8 family serine peptidase, producing the protein MRIRRITTILLAVALCVTMMPSAAFAVEGGKTPPEAPRPDTVETAGEAEIQTAEDLLAEGEHEEDELLVTFQEGTSKKKIGKVIDAQEATCEDILTVDGDKTARITIDGSGEEALQKTMQALAEDPRVAEVQPNYRYKLAGKVTQDPFLDKKQETARYQYHLETVHAEKAWELLEKAGHERTIVGVVDGGLDPRHQDLQANRQKTKEGGEGYVWVHHGKPQKSMDDPSGLEGHGTHVTGIIGATYGNGKGGSGVAAGHNNDLVRVLTVCASEDGMSLTTYDIVTAIRYAVSKGARVINMSFGAVARDRVEEKAIREAFYEKGVVFTAASGNEGVDSPSIPADMREVIAVNASDAENSTSSYWSDYGWEKDITAPGNNILSTLPGDRYGVMSGTSMAAPVAAAVAGLVLDARPDLTPDQVRNILCGTTRQNGTFKPETTAYGIVDAEKAVQAAMDASKDVPVDSVALKLPAGKAIQMETGEDRGLNALCLPATSLAPMTWHSNDETVVTVDDYGNLYATGEGEATVTVTAGGKSDSCKVVVRQGVAATGLTIQGMPEDGQMEVGEWLALTADFQPEEPSISDLSWYSDNEKAVIAHGDGFLEAVAPGTATVRVEAAGGKVSASCKVQVKAMATRLQFTKTLPWLFVGEKGVFAGRLLDMDGKADVAHKAITWSSTNRKVASVEKKTGRIRGLRAGKFFVKAENFDGSAVATRQVIVAKRNYAGKADYNLRQTGKKKKSLTISWNRIPVAAGYQIQKKVKTGKKSWKWKNVRSVKGTVSSAKFKGKGKKQFRVRAYYKKNGKTGFFGWSNELKAKTGKGKKAKKAKAAGKSKKAGKTKKAKKSKKAKKASARATAWNVRNIRVGKQVIRGVDDDLTVMKQKVQEFLDMTYDKVGKRETYSPEVWAEINRAYRETSVRIRNARKTSDLIEDVFMGFAILTDDIADGAIRIDRLSGMNVQVYRGKSDLRALQKDLQIELKKARSEYSREEFNDFYWDVWQDKLDHVAEQVNAITSAAAAKRLTSAGTPVKANTLDAYLQAMVAVETLEDFEIEDISGEEEEQEEEEEEVDPVYEDEDDDLDPQLSWYFRPIPEGEIYTKSTVAEIRKMYERSLREYVKTGLPAYGYKGKTSAFDSIIKACVKDMAARQDVVSIYNRAEQAFHAIDKKSGINFGAFQEATYASKIRMRDRMKDWFTMHYRQQDYSKKGWSKLTMILMESRAKVRDCFLEKQVTEKLFTEYKARMAKVETKKQEHFRITTRKKGKGKITASASVKWGQTFTVRMKAKKGHRIKFLKVDGKKIKKAAGKKSYAYTFTKVSSAHTVYVKFK; encoded by the coding sequence ATGAGAATCAGAAGAATCACGACCATTCTGCTGGCTGTGGCGCTTTGTGTGACCATGATGCCGAGCGCAGCATTTGCCGTGGAGGGCGGAAAGACACCCCCCGAAGCGCCAAGACCAGACACTGTTGAAACCGCTGGGGAGGCAGAGATACAGACGGCAGAAGACCTGCTCGCAGAAGGCGAGCATGAGGAAGACGAGCTGCTTGTAACCTTCCAGGAGGGCACATCCAAGAAAAAAATCGGCAAGGTGATCGACGCGCAGGAAGCCACCTGCGAGGACATCCTGACGGTGGACGGGGACAAGACCGCCCGGATCACCATAGATGGCAGCGGCGAAGAGGCGCTGCAGAAGACGATGCAGGCATTGGCAGAGGACCCCAGAGTGGCGGAGGTCCAGCCGAACTACAGATACAAGCTTGCAGGGAAAGTCACGCAGGATCCATTCCTGGACAAGAAACAGGAAACGGCCCGCTACCAGTATCATCTGGAAACCGTCCATGCCGAAAAGGCATGGGAACTGCTGGAGAAAGCGGGACATGAACGGACCATCGTGGGCGTGGTGGACGGCGGGCTGGATCCCAGGCATCAGGACCTGCAGGCCAATCGTCAGAAGACCAAGGAAGGTGGCGAGGGTTACGTCTGGGTGCACCACGGAAAACCACAGAAGTCCATGGATGATCCGTCGGGTTTGGAAGGGCATGGCACCCATGTGACCGGGATCATCGGCGCCACCTACGGCAACGGGAAGGGCGGCAGCGGTGTAGCCGCAGGGCATAACAACGATCTGGTTAGGGTACTCACTGTGTGCGCCAGCGAGGACGGAATGAGCCTGACGACCTACGATATCGTGACCGCGATCCGCTATGCGGTCTCGAAGGGGGCCAGAGTCATCAACATGAGCTTTGGCGCTGTGGCCAGAGACCGGGTGGAGGAGAAAGCCATTCGGGAAGCCTTTTACGAGAAGGGCGTGGTGTTTACAGCGGCTTCTGGCAACGAAGGGGTGGATAGCCCCAGCATTCCTGCGGATATGCGGGAAGTGATCGCGGTGAACGCCTCCGATGCGGAGAACAGTACTTCCAGTTACTGGTCAGATTACGGATGGGAGAAGGATATCACCGCCCCCGGGAACAACATTCTCAGTACCTTGCCGGGAGACCGGTATGGTGTGATGAGCGGTACCTCCATGGCAGCCCCTGTGGCGGCGGCGGTGGCAGGGCTGGTGCTGGATGCGAGGCCGGATCTGACACCGGATCAGGTACGGAACATCCTCTGCGGCACCACTCGGCAGAACGGAACCTTCAAGCCGGAGACCACTGCCTACGGCATCGTTGATGCGGAGAAGGCGGTGCAGGCTGCCATGGATGCAAGCAAGGATGTGCCGGTAGATTCGGTGGCGCTGAAGCTTCCGGCAGGCAAGGCGATCCAGATGGAGACAGGTGAGGACCGGGGGCTGAATGCTTTGTGCCTGCCGGCGACCTCTCTGGCGCCCATGACCTGGCACAGCAACGATGAGACGGTGGTGACCGTAGACGACTATGGCAATCTGTATGCCACCGGCGAGGGCGAGGCTACCGTGACCGTCACCGCCGGCGGGAAGTCAGACTCCTGCAAGGTGGTGGTCCGCCAGGGGGTGGCTGCCACAGGTCTGACCATCCAGGGAATGCCGGAAGACGGGCAGATGGAAGTGGGGGAATGGCTGGCGCTGACAGCGGACTTTCAGCCAGAGGAACCCTCGATCAGTGATCTGAGCTGGTATTCGGATAACGAGAAGGCGGTCATCGCCCACGGAGATGGATTTCTGGAGGCGGTCGCGCCAGGCACGGCGACGGTGAGAGTGGAAGCGGCAGGCGGCAAGGTCAGCGCATCCTGCAAGGTGCAGGTGAAGGCCATGGCCACCAGGCTTCAGTTCACAAAGACGTTGCCCTGGCTGTTCGTAGGAGAGAAGGGCGTGTTCGCCGGGCGTCTGCTGGACATGGATGGCAAGGCCGATGTGGCGCACAAAGCCATCACCTGGTCCTCCACCAACCGGAAGGTGGCCAGCGTGGAGAAAAAGACAGGAAGGATCCGCGGACTGCGCGCTGGAAAGTTCTTTGTGAAGGCGGAGAACTTTGACGGCTCTGCGGTGGCCACCAGACAGGTGATCGTGGCGAAGCGGAATTACGCCGGCAAGGCAGACTACAACCTGCGCCAGACCGGGAAGAAAAAGAAATCCCTCACCATCAGCTGGAACAGGATCCCGGTTGCCGCCGGGTACCAGATCCAAAAGAAGGTAAAGACCGGGAAGAAAAGCTGGAAATGGAAGAACGTCAGGTCCGTGAAGGGAACCGTCTCCTCAGCCAAGTTCAAGGGCAAGGGGAAGAAACAGTTCCGCGTACGGGCATACTATAAGAAAAACGGAAAGACCGGGTTCTTCGGCTGGTCCAACGAGCTGAAGGCGAAGACCGGCAAGGGCAAGAAAGCCAAGAAGGCCAAGGCTGCCGGCAAATCCAAGAAGGCCGGAAAGACCAAGAAAGCAAAGAAATCCAAGAAGGCCAAGAAGGCCAGCGCTCGGGCTACAGCCTGGAATGTGCGCAATATCCGCGTCGGCAAGCAGGTCATCCGCGGTGTGGATGACGATCTGACCGTCATGAAGCAAAAGGTGCAGGAGTTTCTGGACATGACCTACGACAAAGTCGGGAAGCGGGAGACCTACTCCCCGGAGGTCTGGGCGGAGATCAACCGCGCATATAGAGAGACGTCTGTCAGGATCCGAAACGCCAGGAAAACATCCGACCTGATCGAGGACGTGTTCATGGGATTTGCGATCCTGACGGATGATATTGCGGATGGCGCGATCAGGATCGACAGGCTGTCCGGCATGAACGTCCAGGTATACAGGGGCAAGTCTGACCTGCGCGCGTTGCAGAAGGACCTGCAGATCGAACTGAAGAAAGCCAGGAGCGAATACTCACGGGAGGAGTTTAATGACTTCTACTGGGACGTATGGCAGGACAAGCTTGATCACGTGGCAGAACAAGTCAACGCCATCACAAGCGCCGCTGCCGCCAAGCGTCTGACCTCGGCGGGAACCCCCGTGAAAGCCAACACGCTGGATGCCTATCTTCAGGCAATGGTGGCAGTAGAGACACTGGAGGATTTTGAGATAGAAGATATTTCAGGCGAGGAAGAAGAGCAAGAAGAGGAAGAGGAAGAAGTCGATCCTGTCTACGAGGATGAGGACGACGACCTCGATCCTCAGCTCAGCTGGTATTTCCGGCCGATTCCGGAAGGAGAGATCTATACCAAGAGCACGGTGGCGGAAATTCGGAAGATGTATGAGAGATCCCTGCGGGAGTATGTGAAGACCGGGCTCCCTGCCTACGGCTACAAGGGGAAAACCTCTGCCTTCGATAGTATCATCAAGGCCTGCGTCAAGGACATGGCCGCAAGGCAGGATGTCGTGAGCATCTACAACCGGGCGGAACAGGCCTTCCACGCCATCGACAAGAAGTCCGGGATCAACTTTGGGGCGTTTCAGGAGGCGACGTACGCCAGCAAGATCCGTATGCGTGACAGGATGAAGGACTGGTTCACGATGCATTACAGGCAGCAGGACTACAGCAAGAAGGGCTGGAGCAAACTGACCATGATCCTGATGGAATCCAGGGCGAAGGTTCGCGATTGCTTCCTGGAGAAGCAAGTTACCGAGAAGCTTTTCACCGAATACAAAGCCCGCATGGCCAAGGTGGAAACGAAGAAGCAGGAGCACTTCAGGATCACCACCCGGAAGAAAGGGAAGGGCAAGATCACGGCAAGCGCCTCTGTGAAATGGGGGCAGACCTTCACCGTGAGGATGAAGGCAAAGAAAGGCCACAGGATCAAGTTCCTGAAGGTGGATGGAAAGAAGATCAAGAAAGCCGCAGGAAAGAAGTCCTATGCGTACACCTTTACCAAGGTGAGCAGTGCACATACGGTGTATGTGAAGTTCAAGTGA
- a CDS encoding glycosyltransferase family 52: MKSIVVVAYYHLMHAMALALTFDQKPNLYLCVEYTNMDDGVVENIRKCGVFNEVIKLDTREFIFDFVPELRKTKKAEPEEIREIGSSLFDEYIDAYYYPKFQGADFDEEIYIYTEYHLMMYSISKHFNNIVLCEDGYKVMAARLKAFSLTGYFKLLPPFIELGFYPPMQFQCEKIHRLICSGDYKDLPPALKEKVEVRDFKDLVAQNREAYRSAIKTVFAMEDVRVQDGAILLIEQPLYRTDYCSDLRYVLFYRRLIRQLAENHQVLIKPHPAGTKCMDIFRQKNVEVIRKDIPVECLNYVDATFDSVVTFYSSSLDLLENTREQRSLYDIQKIEKGSLKNFVLDYIGDEKLSIGLYLYCSVLPEGLQKELLGIFKKAKRFSYHVTLLCPEELVGDITDVAEKTSRKVHKNIPVIKVEAFDQGALLRLMVEHREEYDYQMVLSGTNRASDVRRIVKNMCKGSMGYCIGVHQRCGSTITICNPLSEHILTGIVNVFWSRELLDIFCKEGIVEMHEALEYVYANRISTDHIGNEYLSSELECRDDLMLLADHCKDKALGEIYSAYYACLDYLRRRKDSTETLVERGLEAFFDTETIDKEAILKILFTAYNVEHGLNVRHFRRVRWLENNRFVSIALSLRRTKNKFVKKLKRVLKRKKK, from the coding sequence ATGAAAAGTATTGTTGTTGTTGCCTATTATCATCTGATGCACGCTATGGCATTGGCGCTGACCTTTGACCAAAAACCGAATCTGTATTTGTGTGTTGAGTATACCAACATGGACGATGGGGTTGTAGAGAATATTCGGAAGTGTGGTGTTTTCAACGAGGTCATCAAGTTGGACACAAGAGAGTTCATCTTTGATTTCGTTCCGGAATTGAGAAAGACGAAGAAGGCGGAACCTGAAGAGATCAGGGAGATCGGTTCCTCGCTGTTCGATGAGTATATCGATGCCTATTACTATCCCAAATTCCAGGGGGCGGATTTTGATGAAGAGATCTATATATACACAGAGTATCATCTGATGATGTACTCCATCAGCAAGCATTTCAACAATATCGTGCTCTGTGAGGATGGATACAAGGTGATGGCGGCGAGGCTGAAGGCATTTTCCCTCACAGGGTATTTCAAATTGCTTCCGCCGTTTATTGAATTGGGGTTTTACCCGCCGATGCAGTTCCAGTGCGAAAAGATCCATCGTTTAATCTGTAGCGGAGATTATAAAGATCTGCCGCCTGCTCTCAAAGAAAAGGTCGAGGTCAGAGATTTTAAGGATCTTGTTGCACAAAACAGGGAGGCGTATCGAAGCGCAATCAAGACTGTGTTTGCGATGGAAGATGTCCGGGTTCAGGATGGCGCGATACTCCTGATTGAACAACCTCTGTATCGAACAGATTATTGCAGTGATCTGAGGTATGTGCTTTTCTACCGCAGGTTGATCAGACAGCTGGCCGAAAACCATCAGGTTCTGATAAAACCACACCCTGCGGGGACAAAATGTATGGACATTTTCAGGCAGAAAAACGTTGAGGTGATCCGAAAGGACATCCCTGTAGAGTGTCTGAACTATGTGGATGCGACCTTTGACAGCGTGGTGACCTTCTACTCTTCTTCACTGGATCTGCTGGAAAATACTCGTGAGCAGAGATCGCTTTATGATATCCAGAAAATCGAAAAAGGAAGCCTAAAGAACTTTGTGCTGGACTACATCGGCGACGAGAAACTGAGCATCGGCCTATACCTCTACTGTTCGGTGCTTCCCGAGGGGCTTCAGAAGGAGTTGCTGGGGATCTTCAAGAAAGCCAAGCGTTTTTCCTATCATGTAACATTGCTTTGTCCGGAAGAGTTAGTGGGTGATATTACTGATGTTGCGGAAAAGACGAGCAGGAAAGTACACAAGAACATACCGGTAATTAAGGTGGAGGCCTTTGATCAAGGGGCCCTGCTGCGGTTGATGGTCGAGCACAGGGAGGAATATGATTATCAGATGGTCCTTTCCGGGACGAACCGTGCCAGTGATGTCCGGCGCATTGTGAAGAATATGTGTAAAGGTTCCATGGGGTATTGTATCGGGGTGCATCAGCGCTGCGGCAGTACCATCACTATCTGCAATCCTCTCAGCGAGCACATTCTCACGGGAATCGTAAATGTGTTTTGGAGTCGGGAGCTTTTGGATATCTTCTGTAAGGAAGGGATTGTAGAGATGCACGAAGCGCTGGAATATGTATATGCAAACCGCATCTCGACAGATCATATCGGCAATGAGTATCTCTCTTCGGAACTGGAATGCAGAGATGATCTGATGCTGCTTGCAGATCATTGCAAGGATAAGGCGCTGGGGGAGATCTACTCAGCATATTATGCATGTCTGGATTATCTCCGCAGGCGAAAGGACTCTACGGAAACGCTGGTCGAGCGGGGGCTGGAGGCGTTCTTTGACACGGAAACCATCGACAAAGAAGCAATCTTGAAGATCCTCTTTACCGCATATAATGTCGAGCACGGGTTGAATGTCCGGCATTTCAGACGAGTAAGATGGCTCGAGAACAATCGGTTCGTGAGTATCGCCCTGAGCTTGCGCAGAACGAAAAACAAGTTTGTTAAGAAATTGAAGAGAGTTCTGAAACGAAAAAAGAAATAG
- a CDS encoding acylneuraminate cytidylyltransferase family protein yields MKVLFTICGRAGSKGIRNKNIREFLDKPLPLFTISAIDLFLKNCPEVEADIALNTDSEELISIVENNGMRKVSIVPRKQALAGDTVGKLDVIRDTMLEMEQRSGAYDMVIDMDLTSPLRQDGDLEKVYREQKTGKWDAVFTVADSRRNPYFNMVTYVEGEGYKKVIASDFTARQQAPEIFDMNASIYAYAPEFLRNTKSIFDGKCGIVKMYDTAILDLDHESDFELMELVARYLFDNKPDFTAIYSNMGK; encoded by the coding sequence ATGAAGGTTTTGTTTACTATTTGTGGAAGAGCAGGATCAAAGGGGATCAGGAACAAGAATATCAGAGAGTTCTTAGACAAGCCGTTGCCGCTATTTACTATTTCGGCGATCGACCTATTTCTGAAGAATTGTCCGGAGGTAGAGGCGGATATCGCACTCAATACGGACTCAGAAGAGTTGATCTCCATCGTTGAGAATAATGGGATGAGGAAGGTGTCTATTGTCCCAAGAAAGCAGGCACTGGCGGGGGATACCGTGGGAAAACTGGACGTCATTCGGGACACGATGCTGGAGATGGAACAGCGGTCAGGGGCGTATGATATGGTCATCGACATGGATCTCACATCCCCACTTCGGCAGGACGGTGACCTGGAGAAGGTGTACAGGGAACAGAAAACCGGGAAATGGGATGCGGTATTTACGGTGGCGGATTCCAGGAGAAACCCCTATTTCAACATGGTCACTTATGTTGAGGGAGAAGGCTACAAGAAAGTGATCGCATCCGATTTTACCGCAAGGCAACAGGCGCCGGAGATCTTTGATATGAATGCATCGATCTATGCATATGCGCCGGAGTTTCTGCGTAACACAAAAAGCATATTCGATGGTAAGTGTGGAATTGTCAAGATGTATGATACAGCTATTCTGGACCTGGATCATGAGTCGGATTTTGAACTGATGGAGCTTGTTGCCAGATACCTGTTTGATAACAAACCAGACTTCACTGCAATCTATTCGAATATGGGGAAATAA